AAACCGAAGCGCAGGGGGTTTCGCCCGCTCCATCTGCTGCTGCTCGTCCCCTATGCGGCGATCCTGTGGGTGCCGTCCTACAACCGCATCGAGCCGATGCTGGCCGGCATTCCCTTCTTCTACTGGTACCAGATGCTCTGGATCCTGCTCGGCGCCGCGGTGCTGATCCCGATCTATCTGTCGGAGGAGCGGGGCCAGTGAAGCAGAACGTCACCGCCATCGTCGTCTTCGTCGTCCTCTTCGCGTTCGTGACGATCATCGGCTTCTTCGCGGCGCGCTGGCGCCGCGGCGATCTCAACCAGCTCGCCGAGTGGGGCCTGGGCGGGCGGCGCTTCGGCACCGTTGTCACCTGGTTCCTCTTGGGCGGCGATCTCTACACCGCCTATACCTTCATCGCCGTGCCGGCGGTGCTGTTCGGCGCGGGCGCCACCGGGTTCTTCGCGGTGCCCTATACGATCCTCGTCTATCCCCTGCTCTTCGCGGTCTTCCCGCGGCTGTGGGCGGTGGCGCGCGCCAAGGGCTACGTCACGGCGGCGGATTTCGTGCGCGGGCGCTTCGGCAACGGCACGCTGGCGCTGGCGGTCGCGGTCACCGGCATCGTCGCGACCATGCCCTATATCGCGCTGCAGCTCGTCGGCATGGAGGTCGTGATCGCGGCGCTGGGGATCAAGATGGATGTCGCGATGCCGCTGCTGGGCACGGTCCACGACTTCCCGCTGGTGATCGCCTTCGTCGTGCTGGCGCTCTACACCTATTCGAGCGGCTTGCGGGCGCCGGCGCTGATCGCGGTGGTGAAGGACTTCCTGCTCTATGTGACGGTGATCGCCGCGATCATCATCATCCCGGCGGAGCTCGGCGGCTTCGGCAAGATCTTCGCCGCGGCCGATCCCAAGACCCTGATCCTGGGTCCGGCGACGGCCACCAGCCTGGGGCCGCAGGCGGGCTATGCGACCTTGGCGCTCGGCTCGACCCTGGCGCTGTTCCTCTATCCGCACGCGGTGACGGGATTGCTCAGCTCTTCGAGCCGGCATGTCGTGCGGCGCAACGCCGTCGTGCTGCCGGCCTATTCCTTCGCGCTGGGGCTGATCGCGCTGCTCGGCACGATGGCGGTGGCGGCCGGGGTGAAGGCGATGCCGGAATATGCCGCGGGCTTCAAAGCCTTCGGCAACAATTTCGCCGTCGCGGCGCTGCTCCTGCACATGTTCCCGAGCTGGTTCGCCGGCGTCGCCTTCGCGGCGATCGCGATCGGCGCGCTGGTGCCGGCCGCGATCATGTCGATCGCCTGCGCCAATCTCTTCACCCGCAACATCTACCGCGAATATATCGAGCCCAATTGCGATCCGGCGCGCGAGGCGCAGGTCGCCAAGATCGTCTCGCTGGTGGTCAAGCTGGGGGCGCTGTTCTTCGTGATCGAGCTGCCGACATCCTATGCGATCAGCCTGCAGCTGCTGGGCGGGATCATCATCATCCAGACCCTGCCGAGCGTGCTGTTCGGCCTCTATACCAACCGGCTCAATCCTTGGGCGCTGCTGGCGGGCTGGGGCGCCGGGATCGGCAGCGGCGTCTGGATGGCGAGCCAGCTTGCGCTGAAGACGCAGATCTATCCGCTGACGCTCTTCGGCTACACCTTCCCGTGCTATGCGGCGCTGTCGTCGCTCGTGCTCAACATCGCGGTGAGCGTGGCCCTGAGCTGGGTGTTCAATGCCGTGCTGCGCACCCCGCCCAGCGATGCGACGGCGGAGGCCGATTACGCGTGAGCGGTCAGGCGGCGTCCGGCACCCGGGCGGCGAGGCCGTCATGCGCGGGGTCGGGCAGCGCCGGCGTCACGTCGAACACGGCATAGCCGAGCGCGCGGAGCCGCTGGACCTGCGCCAAGGCCATGTCGGCCCCGTTGGGCACGACCATGACCACGACGCTCCAGGGCGCCTCGGGCCGGCGGTATCGGATCGTATAGGTGATGCTCATGGGAATGTTCCGGCGCGCCGTTCGACGCGCCGGATTTCCGTCGCCGTTGCGGGCGACGTGGTCTAGCGGGTCCGCCAGCCCTTGTCATGGTCGC
The nucleotide sequence above comes from Rhizomicrobium sp.. Encoded proteins:
- a CDS encoding DUF3311 domain-containing protein, which encodes MADKPKRRGFRPLHLLLLVPYAAILWVPSYNRIEPMLAGIPFFYWYQMLWILLGAAVLIPIYLSEERGQ
- a CDS encoding sodium:solute symporter encodes the protein MKQNVTAIVVFVVLFAFVTIIGFFAARWRRGDLNQLAEWGLGGRRFGTVVTWFLLGGDLYTAYTFIAVPAVLFGAGATGFFAVPYTILVYPLLFAVFPRLWAVARAKGYVTAADFVRGRFGNGTLALAVAVTGIVATMPYIALQLVGMEVVIAALGIKMDVAMPLLGTVHDFPLVIAFVVLALYTYSSGLRAPALIAVVKDFLLYVTVIAAIIIIPAELGGFGKIFAAADPKTLILGPATATSLGPQAGYATLALGSTLALFLYPHAVTGLLSSSSRHVVRRNAVVLPAYSFALGLIALLGTMAVAAGVKAMPEYAAGFKAFGNNFAVAALLLHMFPSWFAGVAFAAIAIGALVPAAIMSIACANLFTRNIYREYIEPNCDPAREAQVAKIVSLVVKLGALFFVIELPTSYAISLQLLGGIIIIQTLPSVLFGLYTNRLNPWALLAGWGAGIGSGVWMASQLALKTQIYPLTLFGYTFPCYAALSSLVLNIAVSVALSWVFNAVLRTPPSDATAEADYA